The proteins below come from a single Roseiconus lacunae genomic window:
- a CDS encoding DNA polymerase IV — MRQTVGSPVSGRLASPHTQPERSTRSRFSSHRSKTMILHIDMDAFYASIEQRDRPELRGKPVVVGGGGGRGVVAAASYEAREYGIHSALPGSRAVKLCPHAIFVRGRHAHYAEVGRQVREIFTRYTPVIQPLSLDEAFLDVSGTERLFGDAETIGRRIQTEIATELNLPSSVGVAPRKFIAKIASDYGKPKGFVVVREDQIHEFLDPLPVERVWGVGKVGAQRLHRLGLRRIADIRRYEESWFKQKLGSWGCHLWRLANGIDSREVVSDRRAKQISHERTFSEDQSDFEFLHSVVCFLCEQTAMRLRRHERKTATIGLKYRREDFQTFSKSKALETPIDDTASIIRVATELLHTMRQTQPRPVRLIGVSLSSLVSGDTPTQLSLFDNPDQAVAERRVDKVVDQLAKQLGQSQIYRAGSHHWRNRPRE, encoded by the coding sequence ATGCGGCAAACAGTGGGATCGCCCGTCAGCGGCAGACTTGCGTCTCCGCATACTCAACCAGAACGAAGCACTCGATCACGCTTTTCATCGCACCGGTCGAAGACCATGATCCTTCATATCGACATGGACGCCTTTTACGCGTCGATTGAGCAGCGAGATCGCCCGGAGCTACGAGGGAAGCCCGTAGTCGTCGGGGGCGGGGGCGGTCGTGGCGTGGTAGCGGCCGCCAGTTACGAAGCACGAGAATACGGCATTCACAGTGCTTTGCCGGGAAGTCGTGCCGTCAAGTTGTGCCCCCACGCGATCTTCGTCCGCGGTCGACATGCCCACTACGCAGAGGTGGGCCGCCAAGTCCGCGAGATTTTCACGCGATACACCCCGGTCATCCAACCGCTATCTCTCGACGAAGCCTTTCTCGATGTCTCGGGAACGGAACGTTTATTCGGGGACGCCGAAACGATCGGACGACGCATTCAAACGGAAATCGCGACGGAGTTGAATCTACCCTCGAGTGTCGGCGTCGCACCGAGAAAGTTTATTGCGAAGATTGCCAGTGACTATGGCAAACCCAAGGGCTTTGTCGTCGTCCGTGAAGATCAGATTCATGAGTTTTTAGACCCGTTGCCCGTCGAACGAGTATGGGGTGTCGGGAAAGTTGGGGCCCAGCGACTCCACCGTTTGGGCTTGCGACGGATCGCCGATATCCGTCGCTATGAAGAAAGCTGGTTCAAACAAAAGCTCGGTTCGTGGGGCTGTCATTTGTGGCGTCTGGCCAACGGCATCGATTCTCGGGAAGTCGTTTCCGACCGCCGGGCAAAACAAATCAGCCACGAGCGAACGTTCTCCGAAGATCAATCCGATTTCGAATTCCTGCATTCGGTTGTTTGTTTCCTGTGCGAACAAACCGCGATGCGACTCAGACGCCACGAACGAAAGACGGCAACGATTGGCTTGAAATATCGCCGCGAGGATTTTCAGACGTTCTCCAAATCCAAAGCACTTGAGACACCGATCGATGATACGGCGAGCATCATCCGTGTTGCCACCGAACTGTTGCATACCATGCGGCAGACACAACCGCGTCCGGTGCGACTGATCGGTGTTTCACTTTCGTCACTGGTCTCCGGAGATACACCGACGCAACTATCGCTGTTTGACAATCCAGACCAAGCGGTCGCGGAGCGCCGTGTCGACAAGGTCGTTGATCAGCTAGCGAAACAGTTGGGACAAAGCCAAATCTACCGGGCGGGAAGCCATCATTGGCGAAATCGCCCACGTGAATAA